The DNA sequence GTGTACGCAGCGTCGGCAGGGACCGTCAGCTACGCCGGGTGGTATGGCGGATTCGGCAATTGGGTGCAGATCAGTCATGGTTCTGGCGTGCAGACAAGCTACGCCCACAACAGCCAGCTCCTCGTCAGCCCCGGCGACACCGTCGCCGCAGGCCAGTTGATCTCGCTTGCTGGCACAACCGGCGTGTCGACAGGATGCCACCTGCACTATGAGATCACCGTCAGTGGAACCCGGATCGACCCTGAACCCTTCATGTCGGCCCGCGGCGCGACGTTGGGATGATCGTGGCTCGCACTGCCGACGCAAGTCGACCAGACGATCACGTCGACGCCGCGCTCAGCCCAGCCCCCTCCGCGGGAAGGGGCTGGGCACGGTGGGCGTGGCGACAACTGACGAGCATGCGAACAGCGTTGTTTCTGCTACTCCTGCTTGCGCTGGCGTCCATTCCAGGATCCCTGGTCCCTCAACGCAGCTCGGACCCGAACGGCGTCATCCAGTATTTCAAAGACAACCCCGACCGTGCCGCGATCCTCGACGCTGTCCAAGCCTTCGACGCATATGGCTCACTCTGGTACTCCAGCATCTACCTCCTGCTGTTCATCTCGCTGATCGGCTGTGTTCTTCCCCGTGCACGCCATCACTGGGAAGCGATGCGAACAGCTCCCCCCCGTACCCCCTCGCGCCTGTCACGACTGCCTGCTCACCTCACTGCAACAATGGGCGCCAGCACAGACGACGCACTCAACTCCGCGCAATCGCTGCTACGCAAGGCCGGCTACCGCGTGGCCCGATACGAGACCCCCTCCGGGCCCTCCCTCTCCGCTGAACGGGGATACCTTCGCGAGACCGGCAACTTGGTCTTCCACCTCTCGCTTGTGGGAGTGCTGGTCGCCGTCGCTATAGGCGGCCTTTACGGGTACTCCGGCCAGCGAGTCGTCATCGAGCAAGAAGGATTCGCAAACACTCAAGGCGCTTACGACAGCTTCAATCCCGGGCGCCTGTTCACCCCTGAGATGCTGCCGCCGTACTCCCTCGCCCTCAACGAGCTCGCCGTGACGTACGAGACCGGCAACCGCAACGCACTCGGTCAACCTCTCGACTTCACCGCCAACGTCTCCGTGACCGGAGCCCAGGCAGAATCGACATCCCGCACAATCCGCGTCAACGAACCGCTCGAGATCGCCGGAGCCGACATCTTCCTTCTCGGCAACGGATACGCACCGCAGATCACCGTCCGTGATCCCACAGGAAAGACCGTCTTCTCCGACGCTGTCGCATTTCTCCCCCAAGACTCCAACCTGACCTCGCTAGGCGTCGTCAAGGTCCCGGACGGACTTGAGCAGCAAGTCGGAATGCTCGGCTTTTTCTACCCCACAGAGGCAACCAGCACCAACGGTGCGAAGTACTCCTCTTTTCCTGACCTTATCTACCCCGCCATGACACTCAACGTATTCACCGGGGACCTCGGACTCGACTCCGGAGCACCCAAGTCCGCCTATTCCCTGGACACTGACTCCCTGACCCAACTCACCGGCTCAGAGACCGGCACGGAGTCTCTCCGCCTCCGCCCGGGCGACACCGTAGACCTCCCACAAGGCCTCGGAACAATCACACTCGAATCCGTGCGCCGCTTCGCGTCCTTCGATCTCAGCTACGACCCGGCCCAGGACGCAGTCCTACTGTTCGCCATCACAGCCACAGCCGGCCTCCTCACGTCACTGTTCATCCCCCGCCGCCGCCTCTGGATCAAGGCCACACCCGCGGACAACGGTCCACTCCAAATGCACTACGCCGGACTTGCGCGCGGCGATGATCCTCGGCTCATCGACGCCGTCGAAAAGCTGCGCGAAGAACACCTCACTCGAATGGGAGAAAACACTTGAGCCGTTCGCAACAGACCGCATCGGTGATCTATCGCGAACGCATGCGACCCTCTATCACCGTCTTCTTCTCCACTGCTTTGGTCATCCCCGCCAGCCTGGTCGTCTTCATCCCCATCAATCCCGAGTCCGACATACCAGGCCCCGTCGTTGGAGCCACAGTCGGAGTTCTGCTCTACAGCGGGATCATTGCCTTGCTATATTTCAGCTCCCCCGTGATCGGTGTGACCGCCACAACGCTGTACGTGGGACGGGCCCACATCCCCCGAGAGCACCTCGGAACGGCGTCCGCGCACACGGGTGCCGATGCCACCGCCGAGCGAGGACCTCGCCTAGATGCGCGCAGCTACTTTTGTATACGCGGCTGGATCAGGCCCGTCCTCAAAGTCACCCTCACCGACCCCACGGATCCCACCCCCTACTGGCTTTTTTCCACCCGGCAGCCCAACCGACTACTCCAGGCCTTGCAGCTGCCCCTTCCCACCTCCTTCACGCAACCCGCGATCGGAAAAGACGCCCCCGAGAATCCCGCGCAGCCCGAGGCGTTGTAGCAGAGCCGCAATAGTGGTCCCTGAAACCTGACCTATAAGGCCTGCACAGTTCGATCCTGACGTCAGATCGAGGATCGTGACAAGCATCACAACGACGATGTCAATTGCCCGTCGAGCGTCAAAGCGAAAGTGGTGGTAGACCCCGGGTTATCGTCCATCTGGCTGGAACGCCAACTATGACGTGACTGCCACCTACACCTCCGTGATGGCCGGCGACCACTGCGCCGAAAAGATCGACTGCGACGCCGTCTGAAACTCCCCGGCCGACGCGGTTGAAGACCCCGGCGCCGCAGAACAATGCCCGGATCGAGAACATGACCATCTCTACACCGGCGATGGGGCCGTCATGCTGTGGCGGCCGGACGCCGAGCACGACGTCTCGCCCGCCAGTCGGGGTACTCCGACGTCGCGTCGCGCCGATCGACCGCGAACCCCCTCACGGCGCCTCCCTCCGCGGATTCGTGACGGCCGAGCGCCACACCCACGCCCGCTGAGTGCCGCCACCGAGCACGCCGTACTCGACCAGGGCCACGCGCTCGTTGAACGCCAGTACCCGGCCCTCGACCTCGACGGTGGCCTCTGGGTAGCGCACCCACGCCTTTACCCGAGGCGGCGTGGCCGGCTCAGTCGTCTCGCCTTCGGACCGCAGCTCCTCGTCGGTGAGGGTGATCGGCTTGGGATGGGTCAGGAAAGCGTTGACGGCCTTCCATGTCACGCGAACATCACGGCGATGATGAGTTCCGGTGCTTCAGACGCGAGTGGTGCCAGCCACTGCACGAGGAAGTAGGAGTCGATTCCGAGTGAGGTACCGGAGTCGACCATCGCTGTTGCGAACGGCTCTGCGGCGGTGAGGATGATCGCGGCTGCCGCAACGAACATGGCGACCACGGTGATGCGGCGTGGCCTCGTGGGCATGTCGGCGATGAGCTTGGCGGCGCCGACCAAGTCTTCTTCGTGTTCGGTCTCGGCTTGGCTAGCTCGCCACAGGTAGAAGGCGAATCGACGATTGGGATGTGCGGTTCGCGATCATCACCCGCGAGGCCCGGGACGCCTCCGGCGAGATCCA is a window from the Cnuibacter physcomitrellae genome containing:
- the resB gene encoding cytochrome c biogenesis protein ResB, with protein sequence MRTALFLLLLLALASIPGSLVPQRSSDPNGVIQYFKDNPDRAAILDAVQAFDAYGSLWYSSIYLLLFISLIGCVLPRARHHWEAMRTAPPRTPSRLSRLPAHLTATMGASTDDALNSAQSLLRKAGYRVARYETPSGPSLSAERGYLRETGNLVFHLSLVGVLVAVAIGGLYGYSGQRVVIEQEGFANTQGAYDSFNPGRLFTPEMLPPYSLALNELAVTYETGNRNALGQPLDFTANVSVTGAQAESTSRTIRVNEPLEIAGADIFLLGNGYAPQITVRDPTGKTVFSDAVAFLPQDSNLTSLGVVKVPDGLEQQVGMLGFFYPTEATSTNGAKYSSFPDLIYPAMTLNVFTGDLGLDSGAPKSAYSLDTDSLTQLTGSETGTESLRLRPGDTVDLPQGLGTITLESVRRFASFDLSYDPAQDAVLLFAITATAGLLTSLFIPRRRLWIKATPADNGPLQMHYAGLARGDDPRLIDAVEKLREEHLTRMGENT
- a CDS encoding DUF3093 domain-containing protein; translated protein: MIYRERMRPSITVFFSTALVIPASLVVFIPINPESDIPGPVVGATVGVLLYSGIIALLYFSSPVIGVTATTLYVGRAHIPREHLGTASAHTGADATAERGPRLDARSYFCIRGWIRPVLKVTLTDPTDPTPYWLFSTRQPNRLLQALQLPLPTSFTQPAIGKDAPENPAQPEAL